In Chrysemys picta bellii isolate R12L10 chromosome 3, ASM1138683v2, whole genome shotgun sequence, a single genomic region encodes these proteins:
- the DYNLT1 gene encoding dynein light chain Tctex-type 1 isoform X2 — protein sequence MDEFQSGEEAIESAIGGNAYQHSKVNQWTTSVVEQTLSQLTKLGKPFKYIVTCVIMQKNGAGLHTASSCFWDNTSDGNCTVRWENKTMYCIVSAFGLAI from the exons ATGGACGAGTTCCAGTCAGGGGAGGAG GCTATAGAAAGTGCAATAGGTGGCAATGCCTATCAACACAGCAAAGTGAACCAGTGGACTACAAGTGTGGTAGAACAAACTTTAAGTCAACTAACAAAGCTGGGGAAACCTTTCAAGTATATTG TGACCTGTGTGATTATGCAGAAAAACGGTGCTGGCCTTCACACAGCAAGCTCGTGTTTCTGGGACAACACCAGTGATG GAAACTGCACTGTGAGATGGGAGAATAAGACTATGTACTGTATTGTCAGTGCCTTTGGACTTGCAATATAA
- the DYNLT1 gene encoding dynein light chain Tctex-type 1 isoform X1 has protein sequence MDEFQSGEETSFVVDEVSNIIKEAIESAIGGNAYQHSKVNQWTTSVVEQTLSQLTKLGKPFKYIVTCVIMQKNGAGLHTASSCFWDNTSDGNCTVRWENKTMYCIVSAFGLAI, from the exons ATGGACGAGTTCCAGTCAGGGGAGGAG ACTTCTTTTGTTGTTGATGAAGTGAGTAACATCATTAAAGAG GCTATAGAAAGTGCAATAGGTGGCAATGCCTATCAACACAGCAAAGTGAACCAGTGGACTACAAGTGTGGTAGAACAAACTTTAAGTCAACTAACAAAGCTGGGGAAACCTTTCAAGTATATTG TGACCTGTGTGATTATGCAGAAAAACGGTGCTGGCCTTCACACAGCAAGCTCGTGTTTCTGGGACAACACCAGTGATG GAAACTGCACTGTGAGATGGGAGAATAAGACTATGTACTGTATTGTCAGTGCCTTTGGACTTGCAATATAA